A window of Caloranaerobacter sp. TR13 contains these coding sequences:
- a CDS encoding glycosyl hydrolase family 18 protein: MFKSRKGIGIGFLIFIIVLFSITVYAENTMQTIQVLFNYVNLKVNGENVQVDNILYNGTTYAPVRAVAEMLGKEVSWDPTTKTASINDKVKVIESANTEPNIEKQLELHTFYAINSYEQFKMFLKNKSIQNINSLSFGWSRMEYDEENDKVFLNMTTLNKNDFYVPYGFNEPLSFAKQYNISTQLNVYADKNIGTILEYKDSAIQQIIDSITGKEIYGENITFDGVVIDFERLEEKDSQSFIMFLKDLKEELIKNNKKLYVTVPPRTWNSAYDYREIGHIADKIILMAHDYDDKDLESTYLVDEIVYTPLTPISQIRQALLDITDEENGVAQKDKILLQINFGTAQWKVKEGKLYDGDINEDNEDNNIIYSDKPTYEMIYNRIKEELNKGRTIDEIINFDDNSKNPYIRYYNDLEGTENIIWYEDSRSVIEKINLAKEFEIGGISLWRLGNIPNYYNPRNQEFYLDIWQQIQKNIIE, translated from the coding sequence TTGTTTAAAAGTAGAAAAGGTATAGGTATTGGGTTTCTAATTTTTATTATTGTATTATTTAGTATAACTGTGTATGCAGAAAATACTATGCAGACAATTCAAGTATTATTTAATTATGTTAACCTTAAGGTTAATGGTGAAAATGTTCAAGTTGATAATATTTTATACAATGGTACTACATATGCACCAGTTCGTGCAGTTGCTGAAATGCTAGGAAAAGAAGTAAGTTGGGATCCAACTACTAAAACAGCAAGTATTAATGATAAAGTAAAAGTTATTGAGTCTGCAAATACTGAACCTAATATAGAAAAACAATTAGAATTACATACTTTTTATGCAATAAATTCTTATGAACAATTTAAAATGTTTTTGAAAAACAAATCGATTCAAAATATAAATTCACTATCATTTGGATGGAGTAGAATGGAGTATGATGAAGAAAATGATAAAGTTTTTCTTAATATGACTACATTAAACAAAAATGATTTTTATGTACCATATGGATTTAATGAGCCATTAAGTTTCGCAAAACAGTATAACATATCAACACAATTAAACGTATATGCAGATAAAAATATAGGTACTATATTAGAGTATAAAGATTCAGCTATACAGCAAATTATTGATAGTATAACTGGTAAGGAGATATATGGAGAGAATATTACATTTGATGGTGTTGTAATTGATTTTGAAAGGCTAGAAGAAAAAGACAGTCAGAGTTTTATAATGTTTCTAAAAGATTTAAAAGAAGAGTTAATTAAGAATAATAAGAAATTGTATGTTACAGTACCACCAAGAACATGGAATAGCGCCTATGATTATAGAGAAATTGGACATATTGCTGATAAAATTATTTTAATGGCTCATGATTATGATGACAAGGATTTAGAATCAACATATTTAGTTGATGAAATTGTATATACTCCATTAACACCAATATCACAAATAAGACAAGCATTATTGGATATTACGGATGAAGAAAATGGTGTAGCCCAAAAAGATAAAATTTTACTTCAAATTAATTTTGGAACTGCTCAATGGAAAGTAAAAGAAGGTAAACTTTATGATGGTGATATAAATGAAGATAATGAAGATAATAATATAATTTATTCAGACAAGCCTACTTATGAAATGATTTATAACAGGATAAAAGAAGAATTAAATAAAGGGCGTACAATAGACGAAATAATTAATTTTGATGATAATTCAAAAAATCCATATATAAGGTATTATAATGATTTGGAAGGAACAGAAAATATAATTTGGTATGAGGATAGTAGAAGTGTTATAGAAAAAATAAACTTGGCTAAAGAATTTGAAATAG
- the hepT gene encoding type VII toxin-antitoxin system HepT family RNase toxin: MNKDVILNKVAIIERCIRRIHEEYENNPQNLLNYTKQDSIILNIQRAAEACIDLAMHVVAEKSLGIPQNSRDGFELLYKNSIISEELNRKLKAMVGFRNIAVHDYQNIDLDIVKRIIELHLDDMKQFASVILNLVE; the protein is encoded by the coding sequence ATGAATAAGGATGTTATTTTAAATAAAGTAGCTATAATTGAAAGATGCATTAGGCGTATTCATGAAGAATATGAAAATAATCCACAAAATCTTTTAAACTATACGAAACAAGATTCTATCATATTGAATATTCAAAGAGCTGCTGAAGCATGTATAGATTTAGCTATGCATGTTGTAGCTGAAAAATCATTAGGAATACCTCAAAATAGTAGAGATGGTTTTGAATTGCTTTATAAAAATAGCATAATAAGTGAGGAATTAAATAGGAAACTTAAAGCAATGGTTGGTTTTAGAAATATTGCAGTACATGATTATCAAAATATAGATTTAGATATTGTTAAAAGGATAATAGAATTACATTTGGATGATATGAAACAATTCGCTTCAGTTATATTGAATTTAGTTGAGTAA
- the mntA gene encoding type VII toxin-antitoxin system MntA family adenylyltransferase antitoxin: MKNTLLAVEIEKIKDILINRVSPYLVIIFGSAAKKRLRKDSDIDIAFLSDKYFDDYEIFMISQELADVLNRDVDLIDLNKATTVFKAQIIGNGRVIYSKDDRRVNEYKIRVLKEYCLLNEERQVVLQKIKERGYVYE; this comes from the coding sequence TTGAAAAATACACTTTTAGCAGTAGAAATTGAAAAAATTAAAGATATACTGATAAATAGAGTTTCTCCTTATTTGGTTATAATTTTTGGTTCTGCAGCTAAAAAGCGTCTAAGAAAAGATAGTGATATAGATATAGCATTTTTAAGCGATAAATATTTTGATGATTATGAGATTTTTATGATTAGCCAGGAGTTGGCAGATGTTTTAAATAGAGATGTAGACTTGATAGATTTGAATAAAGCAACAACAGTTTTTAAAGCACAAATTATTGGTAATGGTAGGGTTATTTATTCTAAGGATGACAGGAGAGTAAATGAATATAAGATAAGAGTATTAAAAGAATATTGTTTGTTGAATGAGGAAAGACAAGTAGTTTTGCAAAAGATAAAAGAAAGAGGGTACGTATATGAATAA